The following coding sequences lie in one Vibrio sp. BS-M-Sm-2 genomic window:
- a CDS encoding protein YgfX gives MHQWLIKLSHTTSARFVKLQLNPSYSALFAKGTIFGCLLFFIVLSSIPLAASLYCLALMIRLFRNNHVTLNSAHGKFDYKEDGDIRLNERTYRLKSVDKIWAQFFVKLQFECGHSVLLWRDSCCEHEYRHFLANLQRAR, from the coding sequence ATGCATCAATGGTTGATAAAATTGTCGCACACAACCTCAGCAAGGTTCGTTAAGCTTCAGCTTAACCCTTCGTATTCCGCATTATTTGCAAAAGGCACTATTTTTGGGTGCCTTTTGTTTTTCATCGTCCTGTCTTCTATTCCACTTGCCGCCAGCCTTTATTGCTTAGCTTTAATGATCCGCTTGTTCAGAAACAACCATGTGACTCTAAACAGCGCCCATGGGAAGTTTGATTACAAAGAGGATGGTGATATTCGACTCAATGAGCGAACTTACCGACTCAAGTCTGTTGATAAGATCTGGGCGCAGTTCTTTGTTAAATTGCAGTTTGAGTGCGGGCACTCGGTATTGCTTTGGCGCGACAGCTGTTGCGAGCATGAATATCGTCACTTTCTGGCGAACTTACAACGAGCACGCTAG
- a CDS encoding aminoacyl-tRNA deacylase: METLITQWLDQQQVDYRLLMQSKPTTNIEETAQERGIAPSQMVKCILLKDMGNQYALACTAGDRSVDPKKVRSVLNCRRMTCVSLTDVESITGFKVGCVGPLALKRHMPIIFDPSIQNNSTVTISSGDRMAGVALDLEDLMALCAPIVAEISR; encoded by the coding sequence GTGGAAACACTGATTACACAATGGCTAGATCAACAGCAGGTGGATTATCGCCTGCTGATGCAAAGCAAACCAACCACTAACATTGAAGAAACCGCGCAAGAGCGAGGCATCGCCCCATCTCAAATGGTGAAGTGCATCCTGCTCAAGGATATGGGAAACCAATATGCGTTGGCCTGTACAGCAGGCGATCGCTCTGTCGATCCCAAGAAAGTACGCTCAGTGCTGAATTGCCGTCGAATGACCTGCGTATCACTCACCGATGTGGAATCCATCACCGGCTTTAAGGTTGGTTGTGTCGGTCCGCTTGCTCTAAAGAGGCACATGCCGATCATTTTTGATCCTTCCATTCAGAACAACTCAACCGTGACCATTAGCTCTGGTGATCGAATGGCAGGTGTTGCACTTGATCTCGAGGATCTTATGGCGTTATGCGCGCCAATCGTTGCAGAGATCAGTCGATGA
- a CDS encoding 5-formyltetrahydrofolate cyclo-ligase: protein MKTLTRSEFRKQIRIKRNALSGDQQTQSGIDLVKQCSQLNEIQSAQHIALYISIDGELDTQPLIEWLWAQGKQTYLPVLHPFSAGHLLFLHYSPTTPTVLNKYGIVEPQLNQMLVKPCQQLDLILTPLVGFDSQGHRLGMGGGYYDRTLAKWFETGNGATPIGLAHDCQHVDRLPIEGWDIPLPKIVTPSKTWQWENNH from the coding sequence ATGAAGACGCTCACACGCAGCGAATTTCGCAAACAGATCCGTATCAAGCGCAATGCCTTATCTGGCGACCAACAAACTCAATCCGGTATAGACTTAGTTAAGCAGTGTTCTCAACTCAATGAGATTCAGTCTGCTCAGCATATCGCTCTTTATATTTCCATTGATGGCGAACTCGATACCCAGCCTTTAATCGAATGGTTATGGGCGCAAGGTAAGCAAACTTATTTACCAGTATTGCACCCCTTCTCTGCCGGACACTTGCTGTTTCTGCACTACTCGCCAACAACACCGACGGTCTTGAATAAATACGGTATTGTCGAACCTCAGCTCAATCAGATGCTGGTTAAACCTTGCCAGCAACTCGACCTTATTCTTACGCCCCTTGTCGGCTTTGACTCTCAAGGGCATCGCTTAGGCATGGGCGGCGGATATTACGATCGCACCTTGGCGAAGTGGTTCGAGACGGGCAATGGCGCAACACCTATTGGCCTTGCTCACGATTGCCAACATGTCGATCGCTTACCAATTGAAGGTTGGGACATTCCGTTACCTAAAATCGTGACTCCGAGTAAAACTTGGCAATGGGAAAACAACCATTAA
- a CDS encoding RseA family anti-sigma factor: MADKEKLSALMDGETIDKVLIVDLESDQESMDTWQSYHLIGDVMRGDAPETQDWNIANNVAAALEAEPAHSAMPNLHQVNVEPTVAPIEEQPKPQQAKRHLPAWLQQFGQVAVAACVSLVVVLGVQQYGGSDPAAPEQLPVLQTIPFAGSAEPVSLTRDSVEKPASEANLQEQRKRVHAMLEDYELQLRLNSDASPMQDAHLESDIE, translated from the coding sequence ATGGCTGATAAAGAAAAGCTTTCGGCACTCATGGATGGTGAAACGATCGATAAAGTTCTCATTGTAGATCTCGAATCCGATCAAGAAAGCATGGATACCTGGCAGAGTTACCATTTAATTGGTGATGTTATGCGTGGGGATGCGCCAGAAACTCAAGATTGGAACATTGCTAACAATGTGGCAGCAGCGCTTGAAGCTGAGCCTGCACATAGTGCAATGCCGAACCTGCACCAAGTGAATGTTGAACCTACTGTTGCTCCAATTGAAGAGCAGCCTAAACCTCAGCAAGCGAAGCGTCACCTTCCGGCTTGGTTACAACAGTTTGGACAAGTTGCCGTGGCAGCGTGTGTTTCATTAGTGGTTGTATTAGGTGTTCAACAATATGGTGGCAGCGACCCTGCAGCACCAGAGCAGTTGCCTGTACTCCAGACGATTCCATTTGCGGGTTCTGCGGAACCAGTAAGCTTAACGCGTGACTCTGTTGAAAAGCCGGCATCGGAAGCTAACTTGCAAGAGCAGCGTAAACGCGTTCATGCAATGCTAGAAGATTATGAGCTGCAGCTAAGACTTAACAGTGATGCATCGCCAATGCAAGATGCACATCTAGAATCGGACATTGAATGA
- a CDS encoding YecA family protein has translation MSETTLPDYLTVATELQSASLAVTPAEMHGLLTGMLSGGLNLADKSWQPLIFDYTNEGMGWPDRALTLAEATLKVTTSEITGSGMELSMLLPDEDASASVFDLADGVSDWINHFISGLGLVGAQLNKASEGTKEALADLEEMAKLGIDEEDDLEEQAQLLEHVIEHVKACALTIHAEFGARPSEDAAPTIH, from the coding sequence ATGAGCGAAACTACTTTACCTGACTACCTAACGGTTGCGACTGAACTTCAATCGGCAAGTCTAGCCGTAACCCCTGCTGAGATGCATGGTTTATTAACGGGTATGTTAAGCGGAGGCTTAAACCTTGCAGATAAAAGCTGGCAACCACTGATCTTCGATTACACCAATGAAGGCATGGGCTGGCCAGATCGCGCGCTAACGCTAGCGGAAGCAACATTGAAAGTTACAACCAGTGAAATCACAGGCTCAGGTATGGAACTGTCTATGTTACTGCCGGATGAAGATGCAAGCGCGAGCGTGTTTGATCTTGCTGATGGTGTGTCTGATTGGATTAACCATTTCATTTCTGGTTTGGGGCTTGTTGGGGCTCAATTGAACAAAGCGTCTGAAGGCACCAAAGAAGCGTTGGCGGATCTTGAAGAGATGGCGAAGCTAGGCATTGATGAAGAAGATGATCTGGAAGAGCAAGCACAACTTCTAGAACACGTTATTGAGCACGTAAAAGCGTGTGCACTAACGATTCATGCTGAATTCGGTGCACGCCCATCTGAAGATGCGGCGCCAACCATTCATTAA
- the ygfZ gene encoding tRNA-modifying protein YgfZ → MDWKNTFQPLAHTQNESLPELMMTHVSDWSAITMIGDDRKSYLQGQVTCDVVTLSNDESTLGAHCDAKGKVWSIFRLFHHNGGYALMQPKSAIEVELVEIKKYAVFSKVDIEQTTDVVIGVMGASADQYIDSISESQGNVRTISGGSAVKVSDNRWALLITEEAAATIISSSSAEKVSEALWQYHEIIDAQPNLSKAEQNEHIPQALNLQAIGGICFSKGCYTGQETVARAKYRGMNKREMRIVSGTTAEVLSLENPIELERSVGENWRGAGRLLNVYQFADNKAIGLMVLPNNLDNDVQLRLTAQPDQVWNILPLPYSLEDE, encoded by the coding sequence ATGGATTGGAAAAACACATTTCAGCCACTCGCTCATACGCAAAATGAATCGCTTCCAGAACTGATGATGACACACGTGTCAGACTGGAGCGCAATCACCATGATAGGCGATGACAGAAAGTCGTACCTACAGGGTCAAGTAACGTGCGATGTCGTCACTCTTTCTAATGATGAATCCACGTTAGGCGCACACTGTGATGCAAAAGGAAAGGTATGGAGCATCTTCCGCCTGTTCCATCACAATGGCGGTTACGCACTCATGCAGCCTAAATCTGCGATTGAAGTCGAGCTCGTTGAAATCAAAAAATACGCTGTGTTTTCTAAGGTTGATATTGAACAAACGACAGATGTTGTTATCGGTGTGATGGGCGCGTCTGCGGATCAATACATTGATTCTATTTCAGAAAGCCAAGGTAATGTGCGTACTATCTCTGGTGGTAGCGCGGTTAAAGTCTCTGACAATCGTTGGGCGCTGCTTATTACAGAAGAAGCTGCAGCAACCATAATCTCGAGTAGCTCAGCAGAAAAAGTATCAGAAGCACTTTGGCAATATCATGAAATTATTGATGCTCAACCGAACCTATCGAAAGCAGAGCAAAACGAGCACATTCCTCAAGCGCTTAATCTGCAAGCGATTGGCGGTATCTGCTTTTCAAAAGGCTGTTACACAGGTCAAGAAACAGTAGCTCGTGCTAAATACCGTGGCATGAACAAGCGTGAGATGCGCATTGTTTCAGGAACAACAGCAGAAGTATTGTCTCTAGAGAACCCTATTGAACTAGAGCGCAGCGTGGGTGAGAACTGGCGTGGTGCAGGTCGATTATTAAACGTATATCAATTTGCTGATAACAAAGCGATTGGTTTGATGGTATTGCCAAACAACCTTGATAATGATGTTCAGCTTCGATTGACTGCGCAACCTGATCAAGTATGGAATATCCTGCCACTGCCTTACAGCCTCGAAGACGAGTAA
- the ubiH gene encoding 2-octaprenyl-6-methoxyphenyl hydroxylase produces MAQYDVVIAGGAMAGATLALALNHLSQGSLSIAVVEPYQVDHQAHPGFDSRSIALSYGTVQILDSLQLWQSIAPVATPIKDIHVSDRGHAGMTDIYSEELAVDALGYVVELADVGRIYQQKLESEAAITMLCPESVSKVEREEALTTIELTSGQTITTKLLVAADGAISTCCQQLNISLSEHDFEQVAVIANIVASEPHQGRAFERFTHHGPVALLPMSDNRLSLVWCLTPEQAQKVMTLNDNEFLEQLQNDFGWRLGRLEKVGKRASYPLILRHRQQNISHRFAIVGNAAQTLHPIAGQGFNLGIRDVASLAEELCHQLDDVGRYNGLVNFRKRREQDRDATITLTSSLVHLFSNDFMTARIGRNLGLAVIDNLPPLKGPLLRHTLGLVER; encoded by the coding sequence ATGGCTCAGTATGATGTTGTAATTGCTGGTGGCGCAATGGCAGGGGCAACCTTAGCCCTTGCTTTGAATCACCTAAGCCAAGGTTCATTGTCGATTGCGGTAGTGGAGCCTTATCAGGTTGATCATCAAGCTCATCCAGGGTTTGATTCTCGTTCGATTGCTTTGTCCTATGGCACGGTGCAGATCCTGGATTCTTTGCAGTTGTGGCAATCTATCGCTCCAGTAGCGACCCCGATTAAAGATATCCATGTTTCGGATAGAGGACATGCCGGAATGACAGACATCTACAGTGAAGAGCTTGCTGTAGATGCGCTTGGCTACGTGGTCGAGTTAGCCGATGTGGGGCGAATCTATCAACAGAAACTTGAATCAGAAGCGGCAATTACCATGCTTTGCCCTGAGTCTGTCAGTAAAGTTGAACGTGAAGAAGCGTTGACGACGATTGAACTGACAAGTGGGCAAACCATAACGACTAAGTTATTGGTTGCAGCTGATGGTGCAATCTCAACCTGTTGCCAACAGCTCAATATCTCATTGAGTGAGCACGACTTTGAGCAAGTTGCTGTGATTGCCAATATCGTGGCGAGTGAACCTCACCAAGGTCGCGCATTTGAGCGTTTTACTCACCATGGGCCAGTTGCTCTATTACCGATGAGTGACAACCGTTTATCGCTGGTTTGGTGTTTGACACCAGAGCAAGCACAAAAAGTGATGACGCTAAACGACAACGAATTTCTTGAGCAGCTGCAGAACGATTTTGGCTGGCGATTGGGTCGACTAGAGAAAGTCGGCAAGCGTGCTAGTTACCCACTGATTCTTCGTCATCGACAGCAAAATATCTCTCATCGATTTGCTATTGTTGGCAATGCCGCTCAAACGCTCCACCCAATTGCGGGGCAAGGCTTTAACCTTGGTATCCGAGATGTGGCTTCCTTGGCAGAAGAGTTATGTCACCAGTTGGATGATGTGGGTCGTTACAATGGTCTTGTTAACTTTAGAAAGCGTAGAGAACAAGACAGAGACGCAACGATCACGCTGACTTCAAGCTTAGTTCATCTGTTCTCAAACGATTTTATGACCGCTCGCATTGGGCGTAATCTTGGGTTAGCCGTAATAGATAACCTTCCACCACTTAAAGGTCCACTTTTGCGTCATACGCTTGGCCTAGTAGAAAGATAA
- the rseB gene encoding sigma-E factor regulatory protein RseB produces the protein MKKILVSALTLFSLMSPTAFAEEPTAKALLHQMNEASQHLNYELSYILIKKSSIEPLLYRHAVNDDQQLAHLVYLSGPVREVIRRGNEVSYIEPGTEPFTIQSGSMVAPVIPMINRDIDSLNQYYDFVKVGRSREAGSTTQVLRVVPKDGLRYSYVVWVDEKTSLPLRADLLDRDGEVLEQYRTISYVVNDKIAEAMGGLNQAQLPKVLSLPEGLVSETNWQASWIPEGFKSKELSRYQMAATDKMVESQLFSDGLFSFSVYIADKDEHSLKGQLVRQGRRTLHSLVIGDKEISVVGDIPPATAKRIAQSVTFNKSVQAQ, from the coding sequence ATGAAGAAAATCCTGGTCAGTGCACTGACACTGTTCAGCTTGATGTCTCCAACAGCCTTTGCAGAGGAACCTACTGCAAAGGCCTTGTTGCATCAAATGAACGAGGCCAGTCAGCATCTAAATTACGAACTCTCTTACATATTGATAAAGAAGAGCAGTATTGAACCTCTACTTTATCGTCATGCCGTTAACGACGATCAACAACTTGCACACCTTGTTTATCTAAGTGGTCCTGTTCGTGAAGTTATTCGACGCGGCAATGAAGTTAGCTACATCGAACCGGGTACAGAGCCATTTACTATCCAATCTGGCAGTATGGTTGCACCTGTTATTCCGATGATTAACCGAGATATTGACTCTCTGAACCAGTACTACGATTTTGTAAAAGTTGGACGCTCTCGTGAAGCGGGAAGCACCACTCAAGTATTACGCGTCGTGCCAAAAGATGGCCTTCGTTACTCCTACGTAGTTTGGGTCGATGAAAAAACCAGTCTTCCTTTGCGTGCCGATCTTTTGGATCGTGACGGTGAAGTGCTTGAACAGTACCGCACTATTTCTTACGTGGTGAACGATAAGATTGCAGAGGCAATGGGGGGATTGAACCAAGCTCAATTGCCGAAAGTCTTATCATTGCCGGAAGGCTTAGTGAGTGAAACTAACTGGCAGGCCTCTTGGATTCCTGAAGGGTTTAAGTCAAAAGAGCTTAGCCGTTATCAAATGGCAGCGACAGATAAAATGGTTGAAAGCCAGCTTTTCAGTGATGGATTGTTTAGCTTTTCGGTTTATATCGCCGATAAAGACGAACATTCATTGAAAGGGCAGTTGGTACGTCAAGGGCGTAGAACCTTGCATAGCTTAGTGATTGGCGACAAAGAAATCTCTGTGGTTGGTGACATTCCGCCTGCAACTGCAAAGCGTATTGCTCAGTCAGTTACATTCAATAAATCGGTACAAGCGCAATGA
- a CDS encoding DUF1107 domain-containing protein — protein sequence MRLFKRYTPSMIAKHVSRLFKGRIYIYGVGKFEFDNGKLVLPDRAEKRHFQTVKEINSEIMKLRCAYA from the coding sequence ATGAGACTGTTTAAGCGCTATACACCGAGTATGATTGCTAAACATGTAAGTCGACTTTTCAAAGGACGAATCTACATTTACGGCGTAGGAAAATTTGAGTTTGATAACGGTAAGCTAGTGCTACCAGACCGAGCAGAAAAACGTCACTTTCAAACAGTGAAAGAAATAAATAGTGAAATCATGAAACTGCGCTGCGCGTACGCATGA
- the rpoE gene encoding RNA polymerase sigma factor RpoE → MNEQLTDQVLIERVQSGDKQAFNLLVVKYQNKVCNLISRYVNNSGDVPDVAQEAFIKAYRAIPNFRGESAFYTWLYRIAVNTAKNHIVAQSRRPPATDVDAEDAEYYETGSALKEISNPENLTLSKELKQVVFGAIEALPEDLKTAMTLRELEGLSYEEIAEVMDCPVGTVRSRIFRAREAVEKKIKPLLQR, encoded by the coding sequence ATGAACGAGCAGCTAACCGATCAAGTGTTGATTGAGCGAGTTCAGAGTGGAGATAAGCAGGCATTTAACTTACTAGTGGTTAAGTATCAAAACAAAGTTTGTAATCTTATCTCTCGATACGTGAATAATTCCGGTGATGTACCTGATGTAGCACAAGAAGCTTTTATTAAAGCTTACCGCGCGATACCTAACTTTCGTGGCGAGAGTGCCTTCTATACATGGTTGTACCGAATTGCCGTGAACACCGCTAAAAATCATATCGTTGCCCAAAGCCGTAGGCCGCCAGCAACAGATGTAGATGCAGAAGATGCAGAATATTACGAAACTGGCAGCGCGTTAAAAGAAATATCGAACCCTGAGAACTTAACGCTGTCAAAAGAATTGAAACAAGTCGTTTTTGGAGCGATTGAAGCGCTACCAGAAGACTTAAAAACTGCAATGACGTTGCGTGAGCTCGAAGGTTTGAGCTACGAAGAGATTGCAGAAGTAATGGATTGCCCTGTAGGAACCGTACGTTCGCGTATTTTCCGAGCTCGTGAAGCGGTGGAAAAGAAAATTAAACCTCTTTTGCAACGCTAG
- the zapA gene encoding cell division protein ZapA, with the protein MSNQAVDVEILGKLTRVNCPPGQEESLIAAAADLDNRLKEMAERTKVTNEVKLLTIAALNICYELQTKKFEANDEQNALTERMEQLTTSLSDVLSKVKHGQQ; encoded by the coding sequence ATGAGTAATCAAGCGGTAGACGTTGAAATATTAGGAAAACTGACTCGAGTGAATTGTCCACCTGGGCAAGAAGAGTCATTGATTGCAGCGGCGGCCGATCTTGATAATCGATTGAAAGAGATGGCTGAACGTACTAAGGTAACCAATGAAGTGAAGCTGCTAACGATCGCAGCTCTGAATATTTGTTATGAGCTACAAACCAAGAAGTTTGAAGCAAACGACGAACAAAACGCACTGACCGAGCGAATGGAACAGCTCACGACATCACTTTCAGATGTCCTCAGTAAAGTTAAGCACGGACAGCAATAG
- a CDS encoding succinate dehydrogenase assembly factor 2: MYTAEQKARIKWGCRRGMLELDVVIMPFFEECFDSLQEQEQREFVSLLECDDPDLFTWVMGHGRSENLGHASMVDKIVAHNLSKVR, encoded by the coding sequence ATGTACACTGCAGAGCAGAAAGCACGAATTAAATGGGGTTGCCGTCGCGGCATGTTAGAACTTGATGTAGTCATCATGCCATTTTTCGAAGAGTGTTTTGATTCATTGCAAGAGCAGGAGCAGCGCGAGTTTGTTTCTCTATTAGAGTGTGATGACCCAGATTTGTTTACTTGGGTAATGGGACACGGACGCAGTGAAAACCTAGGTCATGCATCAATGGTTGATAAAATTGTCGCACACAACCTCAGCAAGGTTCGTTAA
- a CDS encoding FAD-dependent 2-octaprenylphenol hydroxylase, with the protein MMQSVDIAIVGGGMVGLALAAALKDSDLRIAVIEGRAPSEGLSELPDVRVSALSRSSEVILRNLGAWQGIEQRRAAPYQAMEVWEQDSFARIEFDSTRLAQPNLGHIVENRVIQLALLDQVKKQDNVSLYMPATCKTMAIGESEAWLTLDNGQALTAKLVVGADGANSWVRKQQDIPLTHWDYGHSAIVANIKTTEPHHSVARQIFTPQGPLAFLPMQPSHMSSIVWSTEPNRAEKLVSMSDADFNKQLTSEFDSKLGLCEVVGERFAFPLRMRYARDFAVERVALVGDAAHTIHPLAGQGVNLGLLDAASLAQELLKLWSAGEDIGTKRNLRGYERWRKAEAAKMIASMQGFKDLFEGDNPAKKLIRGIGMKLAGQLPGAKDEIMKRALGLSGNLPDLAKRPVTHR; encoded by the coding sequence ATGATGCAAAGTGTTGATATCGCGATTGTTGGTGGTGGCATGGTTGGCCTAGCGCTTGCTGCTGCCTTGAAAGACAGTGACCTAAGAATTGCTGTCATTGAAGGCAGAGCGCCTAGTGAAGGACTGAGCGAGCTGCCTGATGTACGCGTGTCTGCATTGAGTCGTTCTAGTGAAGTTATTCTTCGTAACCTAGGGGCATGGCAAGGCATTGAACAAAGACGAGCTGCACCATATCAAGCGATGGAAGTGTGGGAGCAAGACAGCTTCGCTCGTATTGAGTTTGACTCGACACGCTTGGCTCAGCCGAACTTGGGTCATATCGTTGAAAATCGTGTGATTCAATTAGCGCTGCTTGATCAGGTTAAGAAGCAAGACAATGTCAGCCTGTATATGCCCGCAACGTGTAAAACGATGGCGATTGGTGAAAGTGAAGCTTGGTTAACATTGGACAATGGTCAAGCTCTGACTGCTAAGCTGGTTGTTGGAGCAGATGGCGCAAACTCTTGGGTTCGTAAGCAGCAAGATATCCCATTAACACATTGGGATTACGGCCACAGTGCGATTGTCGCGAACATCAAAACCACAGAGCCGCACCACAGCGTTGCTCGTCAAATATTCACACCTCAAGGCCCATTGGCATTCCTACCAATGCAACCAAGCCACATGAGCTCGATTGTTTGGTCTACGGAGCCTAATCGTGCCGAGAAGCTTGTATCAATGTCAGATGCTGATTTTAATAAACAGCTAACGTCAGAGTTCGACTCAAAGCTCGGACTGTGCGAAGTGGTTGGTGAGCGTTTTGCCTTCCCACTACGCATGCGTTATGCGCGTGACTTTGCGGTAGAGCGTGTGGCTTTGGTTGGTGATGCTGCTCATACCATTCATCCATTAGCAGGGCAGGGCGTTAACCTTGGCTTATTAGACGCAGCAAGCTTAGCACAAGAGCTGTTAAAGCTATGGTCTGCGGGTGAGGACATTGGCACCAAGCGTAATCTTCGCGGCTACGAGCGCTGGAGAAAAGCAGAGGCTGCGAAGATGATAGCTTCAATGCAGGGCTTTAAAGATCTGTTTGAAGGCGATAACCCAGCTAAGAAGCTGATTCGTGGTATCGGTATGAAGCTTGCTGGCCAATTACCGGGTGCGAAAGATGAGATCATGAAGCGCGCACTGGGTTTGTCAGGTAATCTTCCTGACTTAGCTAAGCGACCAGTGACTCATAGATAG
- the nadB gene encoding L-aspartate oxidase: MNANREHQCDVLVVGSGAAGLSLALRVAEHAKVIVLSKGPRSEGSTYYAQGGIAAVFDESDSIESHVEDTQIAGAGLCEEDTVQFIAENAKECVQWLIDGGVPFDKDENSTEGQPKYHLTREGGHSHRRILHAADATGMAMQTSLQDNVNNHPNIEIFERHNALDLITEDKIGGSKDKVIGAYIWNRNQEHVETVRAKFVVLATGGASKVYQYTSNPDVSSGDGIAIAWRAGCRVANLEFNQFHPTCLFHPEARNFLLTEALRGEGAYLRRPDGSRFMKDFDERGELAPRDVVARAIDFEMKRLGADCMYVDISHKPEEFITAHFPMIHTRLMDLGIDMTKEPIPIVPAAHYTCGGVMVNKQGQTDLTNLYAIGEVSYTGLHGANRMASNSLLECVVYAWAAAKDIVENIDQSQLCAELPAWDESQVTNSDEEVIIQHNWHELRLFMWDYMGIVRTDKRLERALRRIQMLQQETHEYYSYFKVSNNLLELRNLLQVAELMVRCAMQRKESRGLHYTLDYPELAEDSGPTILTPEKRQA, translated from the coding sequence ATGAACGCAAACCGTGAACATCAGTGTGATGTATTAGTGGTAGGAAGTGGTGCGGCAGGCTTGTCATTAGCCTTACGCGTAGCAGAACATGCAAAAGTAATTGTATTAAGCAAAGGACCACGCAGCGAAGGATCGACGTATTACGCACAAGGTGGTATCGCCGCGGTGTTCGATGAGTCGGACAGTATTGAGTCTCATGTAGAGGATACTCAAATTGCTGGGGCTGGGTTATGTGAAGAAGATACAGTTCAATTCATTGCTGAAAATGCTAAAGAGTGTGTACAATGGCTGATTGATGGTGGTGTTCCATTTGATAAAGATGAGAACAGCACAGAAGGCCAACCAAAATATCACCTCACTCGAGAGGGTGGCCACAGTCACCGCAGAATCCTGCACGCTGCCGATGCAACCGGCATGGCGATGCAAACCTCGCTGCAAGATAACGTCAACAACCACCCAAATATCGAGATCTTCGAGCGCCACAATGCGCTGGATTTAATCACTGAAGATAAGATTGGTGGTTCGAAAGACAAGGTTATCGGAGCCTATATTTGGAACCGCAACCAAGAGCACGTTGAAACCGTGCGCGCTAAGTTTGTTGTATTAGCAACAGGTGGCGCTTCAAAGGTTTACCAGTACACCTCTAACCCAGATGTCTCTTCAGGTGATGGTATTGCTATCGCTTGGCGTGCAGGTTGTCGTGTCGCAAACCTCGAATTCAACCAATTCCACCCAACATGTCTATTCCACCCAGAAGCGCGTAACTTCCTTCTGACGGAAGCATTGCGTGGTGAAGGCGCTTACTTGCGTCGCCCTGATGGTTCAAGATTCATGAAGGACTTCGACGAGCGTGGTGAACTGGCGCCTCGTGATGTGGTTGCTCGTGCGATTGACTTCGAAATGAAGCGTTTAGGCGCAGACTGTATGTATGTAGACATCAGCCACAAGCCTGAAGAATTCATCACTGCGCATTTCCCAATGATCCACACTCGCTTGATGGACTTGGGTATAGACATGACTAAAGAGCCGATCCCTATCGTACCGGCTGCGCACTACACTTGTGGTGGTGTAATGGTTAATAAGCAAGGTCAAACCGATCTCACTAACTTGTATGCGATTGGCGAAGTGAGCTATACCGGCTTACACGGCGCAAACCGTATGGCTTCTAACTCACTGCTTGAGTGTGTGGTTTACGCATGGGCAGCAGCAAAAGATATCGTTGAGAACATCGACCAATCTCAACTGTGTGCAGAACTGCCAGCATGGGATGAAAGCCAAGTCACCAACAGTGATGAAGAAGTTATCATTCAGCACAACTGGCATGAGCTACGTCTATTCATGTGGGATTACATGGGCATTGTTCGAACGGATAAGCGACTAGAGCGTGCACTGCGTCGCATTCAGATGTTGCAGCAAGAAACTCATGAGTACTACAGCTACTTCAAGGTTTCGAATAACCTATTAGAACTGCGTAACTTGCTACAAGTGGCTGAGCTAATGGTTCGCTGTGCAATGCAACGCAAAGAGAGCCGCGGCCTGCACTACACGTTGGATTACCCTGAACTTGCAGAAGACAGTGGCCCAACGATTCTGACGCCAGAGAAACGCCAAGCATAA